DNA sequence from the Neosynechococcus sphagnicola sy1 genome:
ACAACCTGGGGGAACACATAATCGACAACTTCTTGGCAGAGACTGCCCAGCTCTAACTCTAGGGGCTGGAGACTGAGTTTAGCACTCCTGTCACGGGCACCATGGAGAATATTGGTGATCATACGGTCAATTGCCCGAGTCTGAGTCCGACCATGCTTGAGTAACTGAGCCGTCATTTCTGGAGTCAGTCGAGAATGACTGCCATCTTTGGGGTTTAAGCTTAGCTCTAAGGTTTCTAGGGCGATCGCGGCGGCGGTTAAGGGGTTGCGAAGATCGTGAGCCAACATGGCAATGATGCGATCTTTGAACTTTAGCTGCTCCTTCAGTTCCTCTTTTTCTTGTTTGAGGCAAAAAATTTCATCCGAGAGTTGGATTAGCTCCGCCGAGCGAGACATGGAGTGGGTCGCCGATGGGTGAGGGGAGGGGGTTGAGGGAGAATCCGATACCGAGGGTACTCCTGGGGTCAAGCCTTCCGCCAGGAAAGGGGCGATCGCCCCCTCTGCCCCTAGCGGTTGGGTCTCCAACCTTGTCAAATAATCAGCAACCGACTGTTGCCAGCGAGACCAAAAGTTCTCGACCTGAGCCACAATATTGCTGCCTGCGAGGGTATGCCGAGGCTCGGGGTGAATTTTAATCAGAGCTGGAGAAGCAACCAACTTAAATTGTTCAGCGAGGTAGGGCTGTTCCCCCACATCCACGACCTGTAAATCAAAGTTATACTGTGTCTCCAGTTCTTTGAGATAATTGCGGATCTGCCGAATGTGTTGGGCGGAACTGGGCCGCCGATCTACAAAC
Encoded proteins:
- a CDS encoding histidine kinase; this encodes MQVPADRSIPSEAPLQLLLFVDRRPSSAQHIRQIRNYLKELETQYNFDLQVVDVGEQPYLAEQFKLVASPALIKIHPEPRHTLAGSNIVAQVENFWSRWQQSVADYLTRLETQPLGAEGAIAPFLAEGLTPGVPSVSDSPSTPSPHPSATHSMSRSAELIQLSDEIFCLKQEKEELKEQLKFKDRIIAMLAHDLRNPLTAAAIALETLELSLNPKDGSHSRLTPEMTAQLLKHGRTQTRAIDRMITNILHGARDRSAKLSLQPLELELGSLCQEVVDYVFPQVVAKRQHLETDIPSDLPRVYADLERVRQVLINLLDNAIKYTPESGLIQLAILHRTSQKVQVSICDNGPGIPEENQLHIFEDHFRLERDEAQSGYGIGLSLCQRIVRAHYGQIWVDSLPGQGSCFNFTLPVYRS